One segment of Chionomys nivalis chromosome 1, mChiNiv1.1, whole genome shotgun sequence DNA contains the following:
- the Rarres2 gene encoding retinoic acid receptor responder protein 2, whose amino-acid sequence MKCLLIPLALWLGMVGIHGTELELSETQRRGLQVALEEFHKHPPVQWAFQETSVDSAEETIFSAGTFVRLEFKLQQTSCLKKDWKKSECKIKPNGRKRKCLACIKLDTTGKVLGRMVHCPTLRQGPQESQESQCGKVAQSGEDPRGTYFFPGQFAFSRALRPK is encoded by the exons ATGAAGTGCCTGCTCATCCCCCTGGCCCTGTGGCTAGGCATGGTGGGCATCCATGGGACAGAGCTGGAGCTCAGCGAGACACAGCGCAGGGGCCTGCAGGTGGCCCTGGAGGAGTTCCACAAACACCCACCTGTGCAGTGGGCCTTCCAGGAGACCAGTGTGGACAGCGCTGAGGAAACG aTCTTCTCGGCGGGCACCTTTGTGAGGTTGGAATTTAAGCTCCAGCAGACCAGCTGCCTCAAGAAGGACTGGAAAAAATCCGAGTGCAAAATCAAACCAAACGGG AGAAAGCGGAAATGCCTGGCCTGCATCAAACTGGACACCACGGGTAAAGTTCTGGGCCGGATGGTCCACTGTCCAACACTGAGGCAAGGGCCTCAG GAATCTCAGGAGTCCCAGTGCGGTAAGGTAGCGCAGAGTGGCGAGGACCCCCGCGGCACCTACTTCTTCCCTGGACAGTTTGCCTTCTCCAGGGCCCTGAGACCCAAATAA
- the Lrrc61 gene encoding leucine-rich repeat-containing protein 61 produces MEPPGEKPGEAEVLSITPQLLKSRSGEFALDSILLLKLRGLGLVDLGCLGECLSLEWLDLSGNALTHLGPLASLRQLTVLNVSNNRLTGLEPLAACENLQSLNVAGNLLAAPGQLQCLAGLQGLEHLRLRDPLARLSNPLCASPSYWAVVRELLPGLRVIDGERVSGQGSELYQLCRDLDSSLRPSSSPGPRAIEAQPWVEPGYWESWPMRSSSILEEACRQFQDTLQECLDLDRQASDILTQAQQALNPAETTSSFVF; encoded by the coding sequence ATGGAGCCTCCTggagagaagccaggagaggcTGAGGTGCTGAGCATCACACCCCAGCTGCTGAAGTCCCGCTCTGGAGAGTTTGCCCTTGATTCCAttctattgctaaaacttcgggGTTTAGGGCTGGTGGACCTGGGCTGTTTGGGGGAGTGCCTGAGCCTTGAATGGCTTGACCTGTCGGGGAATGCACTTACCCACCTGGGCCCACTAGCGTCTTTGCGCCAGCTGACTGTGCTCAATGTCTCCAATAATCGGCTGACAGGGCTGGAGCCACTGGCAGCCTGTGAAAACCTGCAGAGCCTCAATGTTGCTGGTAACCTGCTGGCCGCTCCTGGCCAGCTGCAGTGTCTGGCTGGGCTACAGGGTCTGGAGCACCTGAGACTCCGGGACCCTTTGGCCCGGCTCAGCAACCCGCTGTGTGCCAGTCCCTCCTACTGGGCTGTGGTTCGAGAGCTGCTGCCTGGCCTCAGAGTCATAGACGGGGAACGTGTGAGTGGTCAGGGCAGTGAGCTGTACCAGTTATGCCGAGACCTGGACAGCTCTTTGCGCCCCAGCTCCAGCCCAGGCCCCAGAGCCATAGAGGCCCAGCCCTGGGTGGAACCTGGCTACTGGGAATCCTGGCCCATGAGGAGCAGTTCCATTCTGGAAGAGGCCTGCCGGCAGTTTCAGGACACACTGCAGGAATGCCTTGACCTGGACCGCCAGGCCAGTGACATCTTGACCCAGGCCCAGCAGGCTCTGAACCCTGCAGAAACCACGTCTTCCTTTGTCTTCTGA